The proteins below are encoded in one region of Pseudonocardia sp. DSM 110487:
- a CDS encoding carbohydrate ABC transporter permease, with translation MTTELTRRLVVFTCFLVTAVTLIPVVMMVIVAFQSDAESMAATPSFWPTSWHPENLERAFDLVPLGQYLLNTVIFAGGTTLLETATAALAAYAFARLEFRGRGVLFGIYLATLMIPTQVTLIPQFVLVAKLQGIDTWAGMIIPHAFTALGVFLLRQFFLGIPRDYEEAARIDGANRWQAFTRIILPLAVPAIATLAVFKFIGQWNNLLWPLVISNTDATRTIPVGLQAFQDTHGTQWNLLLMAATVTTVPLIVIFFLTQRWFVRGITMSGFGGR, from the coding sequence ATGACAACTGAGCTCACTCGCAGATTGGTCGTCTTCACCTGCTTCCTCGTCACCGCCGTCACGCTGATCCCGGTCGTGATGATGGTGATCGTCGCCTTCCAGTCCGACGCCGAGTCGATGGCCGCCACCCCGTCGTTCTGGCCGACCAGCTGGCACCCGGAGAACCTGGAACGCGCCTTCGACCTCGTGCCGCTCGGGCAGTACCTGCTCAACACCGTGATCTTCGCGGGCGGCACAACCCTGCTGGAAACGGCCACGGCGGCGCTCGCGGCGTACGCGTTCGCGCGGCTGGAGTTCCGCGGGCGGGGCGTGCTGTTCGGGATCTACCTCGCCACGCTCATGATCCCGACGCAGGTGACGCTGATCCCGCAGTTCGTGCTGGTGGCGAAGCTGCAGGGGATCGACACGTGGGCCGGGATGATCATTCCGCACGCGTTCACCGCGCTCGGTGTGTTCCTGCTGCGCCAGTTCTTCCTCGGCATCCCCCGCGACTACGAGGAGGCGGCCCGCATCGACGGCGCGAACCGCTGGCAGGCGTTCACGCGGATCATCCTGCCGCTGGCCGTGCCCGCGATCGCGACGCTCGCGGTGTTCAAGTTCATCGGCCAGTGGAACAACCTGCTCTGGCCGCTCGTCATCTCCAACACCGATGCCACCCGCACCATCCCGGTCGGGCTGCAGGCCTTCCAGGACACCCACGGCACCCAGTGGAACCTGCTGCTGATGGCCGCGACGGTCACGACGGTGCCCCTTATCGTGATCTTCTTCCTGACGCAGCGCTGGTTCGTCAGGGGCATCACCATGAGCGGGTTCGGAGGTCGCTGA
- a CDS encoding acetate--CoA ligase family protein translates to MSAPGSQIAVPGPSEQHRGATLLSGLFNPGGVAVVGASRDRAKLGAVMARSLSGFPGPVALVNPRDGGMAPSVAAAAAEHGAIDLAVLCVPAAVTASALAEAAAGGVRAAVVCGGGFAEAGPEGERHQAALARVAGETGVRVLGPNTSGFLVPGRALTATFVPGAADVPAGRVAVVAASGGVNHALAFLLAEAGHGVSLAVGLGNAVDVGAPDVLDHLADDPATTAVALHVESVADGPRLLEAVYRLTARKPVVALVVGRHDVGAFAQSHTGALATSWRTTRAALRQAGAVLVGSERELVDAVAALSLVRLPAGASGVGVLTAQAGPGLLLLDDLRGRGIDIPELTPPTQAAVGELLPPLTYQRNPVDTGRPGPEFGGVLRAVAADPAVDVVAGYALHEPDALDLAAAVDAADAQVPLVVGMGGSGPEVTAARHALLARGIPTMSDPTGVATAVAALLSDAGRGLHGWLQGGHTAVSLQDGHLADAGAELGVGPWDEDAAKRVVAALGVAVPARRACAGRDAAHRALAELGGPVAVKLLDAAVLHKTEVGGVRLGVRTPAELDEALDAIGADRVLVEGMASPGVDLVVGARRDPVFGPVVLVGLGGTVAEALADVAVRVAPISPDAAAGMADELAGRALLDGWRGGPVLDRAALGRFVAALGALLHAHPHLQDVEVNPLRVTADGLIALDAVITADTEVS, encoded by the coding sequence ATGAGCGCACCAGGGAGCCAGATCGCCGTCCCGGGGCCCTCGGAACAGCACCGCGGAGCCACGCTGCTGTCGGGGTTGTTCAACCCGGGTGGGGTCGCCGTCGTGGGGGCCTCCCGGGACCGCGCCAAGCTCGGGGCCGTCATGGCTCGGTCCCTTTCCGGATTCCCCGGGCCGGTTGCCTTGGTCAACCCCCGGGACGGGGGGATGGCGCCGTCCGTCGCCGCCGCGGCCGCCGAGCACGGGGCGATCGATCTCGCCGTGCTGTGCGTGCCCGCCGCCGTCACCGCATCCGCGCTCGCCGAGGCGGCGGCAGGGGGCGTGCGGGCCGCCGTCGTGTGCGGTGGCGGGTTCGCGGAGGCCGGGCCGGAGGGGGAGCGGCACCAGGCCGCGCTCGCCCGGGTCGCGGGGGAGACCGGCGTCCGCGTGCTGGGCCCGAACACCTCGGGCTTCCTCGTCCCGGGCCGCGCTCTCACGGCGACCTTCGTGCCGGGCGCGGCGGACGTGCCGGCCGGCCGGGTCGCGGTGGTCGCGGCGAGCGGCGGGGTCAACCACGCGCTCGCGTTCCTGCTGGCCGAGGCCGGGCACGGGGTGAGCCTCGCCGTCGGGCTGGGCAACGCCGTCGACGTCGGCGCCCCCGACGTGCTCGACCACCTCGCCGACGACCCGGCGACCACAGCGGTGGCGCTGCACGTCGAGTCGGTGGCCGACGGGCCGCGGCTGCTCGAAGCGGTGTACCGGCTGACCGCCCGCAAGCCGGTGGTCGCGCTCGTCGTCGGCCGGCACGACGTGGGCGCCTTCGCGCAGTCGCACACCGGCGCGCTCGCCACGTCGTGGCGCACCACCCGCGCCGCGCTCCGCCAGGCAGGCGCCGTGCTCGTCGGGTCCGAGCGGGAGCTGGTCGACGCCGTCGCGGCGCTCTCGCTGGTGCGGCTGCCCGCGGGCGCGTCCGGGGTGGGGGTGCTCACGGCACAGGCCGGCCCCGGGCTGCTGCTGCTCGACGACCTGCGCGGGCGGGGCATCGACATCCCCGAGCTCACGCCGCCTACGCAGGCTGCGGTCGGTGAGCTGCTGCCGCCGCTGACCTACCAGCGCAACCCCGTGGACACCGGTCGCCCCGGCCCGGAGTTCGGGGGCGTGCTGCGCGCGGTGGCGGCGGACCCCGCAGTGGACGTCGTGGCCGGGTACGCGCTGCACGAGCCGGATGCGCTCGACCTCGCCGCCGCGGTGGACGCCGCGGACGCCCAGGTGCCGCTCGTCGTGGGCATGGGCGGTTCGGGTCCCGAGGTGACGGCGGCCCGCCATGCCCTGCTGGCGCGGGGCATCCCGACGATGTCCGACCCGACAGGCGTGGCAACGGCGGTGGCCGCTCTGCTGTCCGACGCGGGCCGGGGGCTCCACGGATGGCTGCAAGGTGGCCATACTGCCGTCTCGTTGCAGGATGGCCACCTTGCTGACGCCGGGGCCGAGCTCGGGGTGGGGCCGTGGGATGAGGATGCCGCCAAGCGCGTCGTCGCCGCTTTGGGTGTCGCTGTGCCCGCTCGGCGCGCCTGCGCGGGGCGCGATGCAGCGCACCGCGCGCTCGCCGAGCTGGGTGGGCCGGTCGCGGTCAAGCTGCTGGACGCGGCCGTGCTGCACAAGACCGAGGTCGGCGGGGTGCGGCTCGGGGTGCGCACGCCCGCCGAGCTGGACGAGGCCCTGGACGCGATCGGGGCGGACCGGGTGCTCGTCGAGGGTATGGCGTCGCCGGGCGTGGATCTCGTCGTCGGTGCCCGCCGCGATCCGGTGTTCGGGCCGGTGGTGCTCGTCGGGCTGGGCGGCACGGTCGCCGAGGCGCTCGCCGACGTCGCCGTCCGCGTCGCACCGATCAGCCCGGACGCCGCGGCGGGCATGGCCGACGAGCTGGCCGGGCGCGCCCTCCTGGACGGCTGGCGCGGCGGCCCGGTGCTCGACCGCGCCGCGCTCGGCCGGTTCGTCGCCGCGCTCGGGGCGCTGCTGCACGCGCACCCGCACCTGCAGGACGTCGAGGTCAACCCGTTGCGGGTCACCGCTGATGGGCTGATCGCACTCGATGCCGTGATCACCGCCGATACGGAGGTCTCGTGA
- the aztC gene encoding zinc ABC transporter substrate-binding protein AztC encodes MKGLLAVAAALLLALTGCGAAAPERSVVVTTNILGDVTRNIVGDQAEVTVLMAPDADPHSFGISAQQAARLERAGLVVHNGLGLEEGVQRHVDAARADGVPTFAAAEAVDPLPFSTDGSPDPHFWTDPQRVRRLVDLVADHVIEHVEGVDEAAVLRNAANYGAAVEELDAELVARFGRIPPERRKLVTNHHVFGYLAQRYGFEVVGAVIPGGTTLASPSASDLESLATAVRAAGVPAVFADSSQPDRLARVLADRAGVHVAVVPLYSESLTRDGGGAATYLEMMRANADAIARALGT; translated from the coding sequence ATGAAGGGCCTGCTGGCGGTCGCCGCCGCGCTGCTGCTCGCGCTCACCGGGTGCGGGGCCGCAGCACCGGAGCGGTCGGTGGTGGTGACGACGAACATCCTCGGCGACGTCACCCGCAACATCGTCGGCGACCAGGCCGAGGTCACCGTGCTGATGGCGCCCGACGCCGACCCGCACTCGTTCGGTATCTCGGCCCAGCAGGCCGCGCGGCTCGAACGCGCCGGGCTCGTCGTGCACAACGGGCTCGGGCTCGAGGAGGGCGTGCAGCGCCACGTCGACGCGGCCCGGGCGGACGGCGTGCCGACGTTCGCGGCGGCCGAGGCCGTCGACCCGTTGCCGTTCAGCACGGACGGCAGCCCCGACCCGCACTTCTGGACCGACCCGCAGCGCGTGCGGCGGCTCGTCGACCTCGTCGCCGACCACGTGATCGAGCACGTCGAGGGGGTCGACGAGGCCGCCGTGCTCCGCAACGCCGCCAACTACGGCGCCGCGGTCGAGGAGCTCGACGCGGAGCTGGTCGCCCGCTTCGGTCGCATCCCGCCGGAGCGGCGCAAGCTCGTCACCAACCACCACGTGTTCGGCTATCTCGCGCAGCGGTACGGGTTCGAGGTCGTCGGGGCGGTCATCCCCGGCGGCACGACGCTGGCCTCGCCGAGCGCGTCGGACCTGGAGTCGCTCGCGACGGCGGTGCGCGCCGCCGGCGTGCCGGCGGTCTTCGCCGACTCCTCGCAGCCGGACCGGCTCGCCCGCGTCCTCGCTGACCGCGCCGGCGTGCACGTCGCTGTCGTGCCGCTCTACTCCGAGTCCCTGACCCGCGACGGCGGGGGCGCGGCCACCTACCTCGAGATGATGCGCGCCAACGCGGATGCGATCGCGCGCGCTCTCGGGACCTGA
- a CDS encoding sugar phosphate isomerase/epimerase, with protein MTFVWSVFTKPWSALPADELGPLVAGLGFTGAEVPVRENAHVTPGEAEERLPGFVERMRAEGVDIISIAGDLAESTFAACASAGVPLIRIMARLGPDGYAASVARVRKQLEEAAPLAERYGVQVGVQPHHGRFVSSALGVAQLLDGLPVDRFRVVWDAGHDALAGDDPGVTLELVADRLAIVNLKNAVYARSDGGWRHRWVPGPDGMADWSAAFAELARLGWTGPICLSGEYSDSAVPVEDRLRSDLRAARLAFQDVG; from the coding sequence ATGACATTCGTCTGGTCCGTCTTCACGAAGCCATGGTCGGCGCTGCCCGCGGATGAGCTCGGCCCGCTGGTGGCCGGGCTCGGCTTCACCGGCGCCGAGGTCCCGGTGCGCGAGAACGCGCACGTCACACCGGGCGAGGCGGAGGAGCGGCTGCCCGGCTTCGTCGAGCGGATGCGCGCCGAGGGCGTCGACATCATCAGCATCGCGGGCGACCTCGCCGAGTCCACGTTCGCCGCCTGCGCGAGTGCCGGCGTGCCGCTCATCCGGATCATGGCCAGGCTGGGGCCGGACGGTTACGCGGCCTCGGTGGCGCGGGTCCGCAAGCAGCTGGAGGAGGCCGCGCCACTGGCCGAGCGGTACGGCGTGCAGGTCGGCGTGCAGCCGCACCACGGCCGCTTCGTCTCCTCCGCGCTGGGCGTGGCGCAGCTGCTCGACGGGCTCCCGGTCGACCGGTTCCGCGTGGTCTGGGACGCTGGCCACGACGCCCTCGCAGGCGACGACCCCGGCGTCACACTGGAGCTGGTGGCCGACCGGCTGGCAATCGTCAACCTCAAGAACGCCGTCTACGCGCGATCCGACGGAGGGTGGAGGCACCGGTGGGTGCCCGGCCCGGACGGCATGGCCGACTGGTCGGCGGCGTTCGCGGAGCTGGCCCGGCTGGGCTGGACGGGGCCGATCTGTCTCTCCGGCGAGTACTCCGACTCGGCTGTCCCGGTGGAGGACCGGCTGCGTTCCGACCTACGCGCCGCCCGACTCGCGTTCCAGGATGTCGGCTAG
- a CDS encoding (2,3-dihydroxybenzoyl)adenylate synthase — protein sequence MVREGVVPWPEEFARRYVAAGYWQGRALGELLREAAERDPGAVALVDGGLRLTRAGLADRADAMAARLIGLGLAPGDRIVVQLPNSWEFVVLTLACLRAGIVPVMALPAHRRAELAYLAEHAEAAAIAVPDRLRDFDHQSLAARLVTEVPSLRHVLVAGEEVAAGHHDLRGLGEPGPAWSGPHPESRDVAVFLLSGGTTGLPKLIARTHDDYAYNALASADMCDLDAGTVYLVSLPAGHNFPLACPGILGTLLSGGRVVMLPSPEPVRAFATIAAEGVTHTAVVPAVAGRWLEHATEHGSLPSLRVLQVGGARLADELARRVRPVLGATLQQVFGMAEGLLNYTRLDDPEEIICTTQGRPLSPDDEVRLVDELDEDVPDGEPGSLLTRGPYTPRGYYRAPEQNARAFTADGWYRSGDICRRTPEGNLIVEGRDKDMINRGGEKISAEEVENLVYQLPAVSQVAAVAMPDTVLGERVCVYVVPRPGTTVTLVDVREAMDAAGVARFKLPEHLELVDELPTTKVGKIDKKALRADVAARMEAGV from the coding sequence ATGGTCCGCGAAGGTGTCGTCCCCTGGCCGGAGGAGTTCGCGCGGCGGTACGTCGCGGCGGGCTACTGGCAGGGCAGGGCGCTCGGCGAGCTGCTGCGCGAGGCGGCCGAGCGCGACCCGGGCGCCGTCGCACTCGTCGACGGCGGACTGCGCCTGACCCGCGCCGGGCTGGCCGATCGCGCCGACGCGATGGCAGCCCGCCTGATCGGCCTCGGTCTCGCGCCGGGCGACCGGATCGTCGTGCAGCTGCCCAACAGCTGGGAGTTCGTCGTCCTCACGCTGGCCTGCCTGCGCGCGGGGATCGTGCCGGTGATGGCGCTGCCCGCCCACCGGCGCGCCGAGCTGGCCTATCTCGCCGAGCACGCGGAGGCGGCCGCGATCGCGGTGCCGGACCGGCTGCGCGACTTCGACCACCAGTCGCTCGCCGCGCGGCTCGTCACCGAGGTGCCGTCGCTGCGGCACGTGCTCGTGGCGGGTGAGGAGGTCGCCGCGGGCCACCACGACCTGCGCGGGCTGGGCGAGCCGGGCCCCGCGTGGTCGGGCCCGCACCCGGAGAGCCGGGACGTCGCGGTGTTCTTGCTCTCCGGCGGGACGACCGGGTTGCCGAAGCTGATCGCCCGCACCCACGACGACTACGCCTACAACGCGCTGGCCAGCGCGGATATGTGCGATCTCGACGCCGGGACGGTGTACCTGGTGAGCCTGCCCGCAGGCCACAACTTCCCACTGGCGTGCCCCGGGATCCTCGGCACGCTGCTGTCCGGCGGCCGGGTCGTGATGCTGCCTTCGCCCGAGCCGGTGCGGGCATTCGCGACGATCGCGGCCGAGGGCGTCACACACACCGCGGTGGTGCCCGCGGTGGCCGGCCGCTGGCTGGAGCACGCCACCGAGCACGGGTCGCTCCCGTCGCTGCGCGTGCTGCAGGTGGGCGGCGCGAGGCTGGCCGACGAGCTGGCCCGCCGCGTGCGCCCAGTGCTCGGCGCGACCCTGCAGCAGGTGTTCGGCATGGCAGAGGGCCTGCTCAACTACACCCGCCTCGACGACCCCGAGGAGATCATCTGCACCACGCAGGGCCGCCCGCTCAGCCCGGACGACGAGGTGCGGCTGGTCGACGAGCTCGACGAGGACGTCCCCGACGGCGAGCCCGGCTCCCTGCTCACCCGCGGCCCGTACACGCCGCGCGGCTACTACCGCGCCCCCGAGCAGAACGCGCGCGCGTTCACCGCCGACGGCTGGTACCGCTCCGGCGACATCTGCCGCCGCACGCCCGAGGGCAACCTCATCGTCGAGGGCCGGGACAAGGACATGATCAACCGCGGCGGGGAGAAGATCTCCGCCGAGGAGGTGGAGAACCTCGTCTACCAGCTGCCCGCCGTGAGTCAGGTCGCGGCGGTCGCGATGCCCGACACCGTCCTGGGCGAGCGGGTCTGCGTGTACGTCGTGCCGCGCCCCGGCACCACCGTCACCCTCGTCGACGTGCGGGAAGCGATGGACGCCGCCGGTGTGGCGAGGTTCAAGCTCCCCGAGCACCTGGAACTGGTGGACGAGCTCCCCACAACGAAGGTAGGCAAGATCGACAAAAAGGCCCTCCGCGCCGACGTGGCCGCACGGATGGAGGCGGGCGTCTGA
- a CDS encoding alpha/beta hydrolase, which yields MANPLASTGMPGQAVGMDYVLLHGTTQSTAGWERLVAALASRGHQALVVDLPVDRPDLLAADYARIAADQVGGAVARPVVVAHSGAGLLLPAVADGLDAAHLVWLAAAVPDFGGGASFLEQIERAGSELVHEEWRRFGRESTEDPVVAAYFGFHDCDLETLRWALTTIRLFYPAAVYAERPSAPPARPSTYVLPRQDRTLRPAWMGTAARERLGVEPIEIDAGHFPHVSQPDALADILERESGGA from the coding sequence GTGGCGAACCCGCTCGCGTCGACGGGGATGCCCGGCCAGGCTGTCGGCATGGACTACGTCCTGCTGCACGGGACCACCCAGTCGACAGCCGGCTGGGAGCGGCTGGTGGCTGCCCTCGCGAGCCGGGGCCACCAGGCGCTGGTCGTGGACCTCCCGGTCGACCGTCCCGACCTGCTAGCCGCCGACTACGCCCGCATTGCGGCCGACCAGGTCGGGGGAGCAGTGGCCCGGCCGGTGGTGGTCGCCCACTCCGGCGCAGGCCTCCTGCTGCCCGCCGTCGCGGATGGCCTGGACGCCGCCCACCTGGTGTGGCTCGCCGCAGCGGTGCCCGACTTCGGCGGCGGTGCGAGCTTCCTGGAGCAGATCGAGCGTGCGGGCTCGGAGCTGGTTCACGAGGAGTGGCGCCGGTTCGGCCGGGAGTCGACCGAGGACCCGGTCGTCGCGGCGTACTTCGGCTTCCACGACTGCGACCTGGAGACCCTGCGCTGGGCGCTCACGACGATTCGCCTGTTCTACCCGGCCGCCGTCTACGCGGAGCGCCCCTCCGCGCCACCGGCCCGGCCGTCGACGTATGTGCTGCCCCGGCAGGACCGGACGCTGCGGCCAGCGTGGATGGGAACGGCCGCGAGGGAGCGCCTCGGGGTCGAGCCGATCGAGATCGACGCGGGACACTTCCCGCACGTCTCGCAACCGGACGCGCTAGCCGACATCCTGGAACGCGAGTCGGGCGGCGCGTAG
- the aztD gene encoding zinc metallochaperone AztD, with protein sequence MSIPSRLAVLAAGLLVLGACGGAPEQAAAPTVTEPLVTTYDGGIHVLDGTTLQLAKDIPLTGFNRVNPAGDDRHVLVSTSTGFQVLDAAAATLTDVEFPGAEPGHVVRHGGRTVLFTDGTGQVRVIDPATFGTGTPNVREHTTPEPHHGVAVELANGELVTTIGNEEERPGIVVLDAQRREIARNEDCPGVHGEATAQGEAVVIGCETGALVYRDGVLTKITSPTPYGRIGNQAGSDASPITLGDYKQDEHAELERPTVISLIDTRDASLRLVDIGTSYTFRSLARGPQGEGLVLGTDGQIHVIDPVAGAVTRTIPVVAPWQEPIEWQQPRPAIFVREGTAYVSEPATDTVHAVDIAGGTKTASVTLPATPNELSGVLPGH encoded by the coding sequence ATGTCCATTCCATCCCGCCTCGCGGTGCTCGCGGCCGGGCTGCTGGTGCTCGGCGCGTGCGGCGGCGCACCCGAGCAGGCGGCCGCTCCGACGGTGACCGAGCCGCTGGTCACCACCTACGACGGCGGCATCCACGTCCTCGACGGCACGACTCTGCAGCTGGCGAAGGACATCCCCCTTACAGGCTTCAACCGGGTCAACCCGGCGGGTGACGACCGGCACGTCCTCGTGTCGACCTCCACCGGCTTCCAGGTGCTGGACGCCGCCGCCGCGACGCTCACCGACGTCGAGTTCCCCGGCGCCGAGCCGGGGCACGTGGTGCGCCACGGCGGCCGCACCGTGCTGTTCACCGACGGCACCGGGCAGGTCCGGGTCATCGACCCGGCCACGTTCGGCACCGGTACGCCGAACGTCCGCGAACACACGACACCCGAGCCGCACCACGGGGTAGCCGTCGAGCTCGCGAACGGGGAGCTCGTGACGACCATCGGGAACGAGGAGGAACGCCCCGGCATCGTCGTGCTCGACGCGCAGCGCCGAGAGATCGCGCGGAACGAGGACTGCCCCGGCGTGCACGGCGAGGCCACCGCCCAGGGGGAGGCGGTCGTGATCGGCTGCGAGACCGGCGCGCTCGTCTACCGGGACGGCGTGCTCACCAAGATCACCAGCCCGACGCCGTACGGCCGGATCGGGAACCAAGCCGGCTCCGACGCCTCCCCGATCACCCTCGGCGACTACAAGCAGGACGAGCACGCCGAGCTCGAACGGCCCACCGTCATCTCGCTCATCGACACGAGGGACGCGAGCCTCCGGCTGGTCGACATCGGCACGAGCTACACCTTCCGCTCGCTGGCCCGCGGCCCGCAGGGCGAAGGCCTCGTACTCGGCACCGACGGGCAGATCCATGTGATCGACCCGGTCGCCGGCGCCGTCACGCGGACGATCCCGGTGGTCGCCCCGTGGCAGGAGCCGATCGAATGGCAGCAGCCCCGCCCAGCGATCTTCGTGCGGGAGGGCACGGCCTACGTGAGCGAACCGGCGACCGACACGGTGCACGCCGTCGACATCGCCGGGGGCACGAAGACGGCGTCGGTCACCCTGCCGGCGACCCCGAACGAGCTGAGCGGGGTCCTCCCGGGACACTAG
- the aztB gene encoding zinc ABC transporter permease AztB, with the protein MQWLLEPFGVSFVRRALVGGVLVSLVCALVGTWVVLRGMAFLGDAVSHGLLPGVALASLTGQSILLGAAVSAGVMVAGISLIGRSPQLSRDTAIGLLFVGMLSVGVIVVSHSDSFAVDLTGFLFGDVLAVGPADVAQLAVALAVAAVVSLLGHRAFVALAFDPRKARTLGLRPALAHAVLLALVTLAIVASFRVVGTLLVFGLLIAPPAAAVLWARRIGTIMLGAAAVGCAATVLGLVVSWHGGTAAGATIAAVAVVLFFLSALASHLRGRPA; encoded by the coding sequence CTGCAGTGGTTGCTCGAACCGTTCGGGGTGTCGTTCGTCCGCAGGGCGCTGGTCGGCGGGGTGCTCGTGTCGCTCGTGTGCGCGCTCGTCGGAACGTGGGTCGTCCTGCGCGGCATGGCGTTCCTGGGCGACGCCGTGTCGCACGGGCTGCTGCCCGGGGTGGCGCTCGCGTCGTTGACCGGCCAGAGCATCCTGCTCGGGGCCGCGGTCAGCGCGGGCGTGATGGTGGCCGGGATCTCGCTGATCGGACGGTCCCCGCAGCTCAGCCGCGACACCGCGATCGGCCTGCTCTTCGTGGGAATGCTGTCGGTCGGCGTGATCGTCGTGTCGCACTCCGACTCGTTCGCCGTCGACCTCACCGGGTTCCTGTTCGGCGACGTGCTCGCCGTCGGTCCCGCCGACGTGGCGCAGTTGGCCGTCGCGCTGGCCGTCGCCGCGGTCGTCTCGCTGCTCGGCCACCGCGCGTTCGTCGCGCTCGCGTTCGACCCGCGCAAGGCCCGCACGCTCGGGCTGCGCCCGGCACTGGCGCATGCCGTGCTGCTCGCGCTGGTGACGCTCGCGATCGTCGCGTCGTTCCGGGTGGTCGGGACACTGCTGGTCTTCGGGCTGCTCATCGCCCCACCGGCGGCCGCGGTGCTGTGGGCGCGGCGGATCGGGACGATCATGCTCGGCGCGGCCGCCGTCGGCTGCGCCGCCACGGTGCTGGGCCTCGTTGTGTCCTGGCACGGCGGCACCGCCGCCGGCGCGACGATCGCGGCCGTCGCGGTCGTCCTCTTCTTCCTCTCCGCGCTCGCGTCCCACCTGCGCGGACGGCCGGCATGA
- the aztA gene encoding zinc ABC transporter ATP-binding protein AztA: MSDALVVRDLVAGHGRPALHGINARIPRARVTAVLGPNGAGKSTLLDVLAGVLAPSSGGVERIVGRSPAYVVQRSAAPDTLPITVRATVAMGRWASRGPWRRLTARDRAVVEDCMRRLGVHDLADRSLGTLSGGQRQRALVAQGLAQESDLLLLDEPAAGLDTDARRYIDEALIEEAANGVTVVAVTHDPAAAAQADYCLLLRDGRLMAEGPPPMALLHTSNPHFT; encoded by the coding sequence ATGAGCGATGCGCTCGTGGTCCGCGACCTCGTGGCGGGGCACGGCCGCCCCGCCCTGCACGGGATCAATGCCCGCATCCCGCGGGCCCGGGTGACGGCCGTCCTCGGTCCGAACGGAGCAGGCAAGTCGACCCTGCTCGACGTCCTCGCCGGGGTTCTCGCGCCGAGTTCGGGCGGTGTGGAGCGGATCGTCGGCCGCTCCCCCGCCTACGTCGTGCAGCGCAGCGCGGCGCCGGACACGCTGCCGATCACCGTGCGCGCGACGGTCGCGATGGGCCGCTGGGCGTCCCGCGGCCCGTGGCGACGGCTCACGGCGCGCGACCGGGCCGTAGTAGAGGACTGCATGCGCCGGCTGGGTGTGCACGACCTCGCCGACCGGTCGCTCGGCACGCTATCCGGAGGGCAGCGGCAGCGGGCCCTCGTTGCGCAGGGGCTCGCCCAGGAGTCGGACCTGCTCCTGCTGGACGAGCCCGCCGCCGGCCTGGACACCGACGCCCGCCGGTACATCGACGAGGCGCTGATCGAGGAGGCCGCCAACGGCGTCACGGTGGTGGCGGTAACCCACGACCCGGCCGCGGCAGCGCAGGCCGACTACTGCCTGCTGCTGCGAGACGGGCGCCTGATGGCGGAGGGTCCACCGCCCATGGCGTTACTTCACACATCGAATCCGCACTTCACATAG